A section of the Saccopteryx leptura isolate mSacLep1 chromosome 6, mSacLep1_pri_phased_curated, whole genome shotgun sequence genome encodes:
- the TIPIN gene encoding LOW QUALITY PROTEIN: TIMELESS-interacting protein (The sequence of the model RefSeq protein was modified relative to this genomic sequence to represent the inferred CDS: inserted 2 bases in 1 codon) — protein sequence MLEPQEDGLIDLPDYGNLEDETFPPFPPPASPEREYGEGAEPDEESGRGVPVPVPPKRTVKRNIPKLDAQRLISERGLPALRHVFDKVKFKGKGHEAEDLKTLIRHMEHWAHRLFPKLQFEDFIDRVERLGNKKEVQTCLKRIRLDLPILHEDFSNNDEVGENNDHDVNATELDPFLTNSPENGKFASESSRSLTEEQQQRIQRNKQLALERRQAKLLSNSQSLENDLLLNASRAQTVEDTDTSEGHNEESDGFNKDIIDDPHDDASANILNQEEELKTEXPQLDQPFKNVHQ from the exons ATGCTGGAACCACAGGAGGATGGTTTGATTGATCTACCAGATTATGGGAATTTAGAAGATGAAACATTTCCTCCTTTCCCACCTCCAGCTTCTCCAGAGAGAGAATATGGTGAAGGAGCTGAACCTGATGAAG AATCAGGAAGAGGAGTGCCTGTTCCTGTACCTCCAAAGAGAACAGTTAAAAGGAATATACCCAAGTTGGATGCTCAGAG ATTAATTTCTGAGAGAGGACTTCCAGCATTAAGGCATGTGTTTGATAAAGTAAAATTCAAAGGTAAAGGTCATGAG GCTGAAGACTTGAAGACACTAATCAGACACATGGAGCACTGGGCACATAGGCTATTCCCTAAACTGCAATTTGAGGATTTTATTGACAGAGTTGAACGCCtgggaaataaaaaggaagtgcAG acCTGTTTAAAACGTATTCGACTTGATCTTCCTATTTTACATGAAGATTTTAGCAATAATG ATGAAGTTGGGGAAAATAATGACCATGATGTAAATGCTACTGAATTAGATCCCTTTTTAACAAACTCACCTGAAAATGGGAAGTTTGCTTCTGAGTCAAGTAGAAGCCTAACTGAAGagcaacaacaaagaattcaGAGAAATAAACAACTGGCATTGGAAAGAAGGCAGGCAAAACTACTGAGTAATAGTCAGTCCCTAgaaaatg ATTTGTTACTGAACGCATCCAGGGCACAGACAGTTGAAGATACTGATACAAGTGAGGGTCATAATGAAGAGTCAGATGGATTTAACAAAGACATTATAGATGATCCACATGATGATGCTTCTGCCAATATTTTAAATCAGGAGGAGGAATTGAAAACAGA ACCTCAACTGgaccaaccatttaaaaatgtacaccAGTAA